Below is a genomic region from Eupeodes corollae chromosome 1, idEupCoro1.1, whole genome shotgun sequence.
AAGCCGACGCTATCTATTTGCGCACCGCAAGACTTGGGGTGTCCTGGTCCTCGCAAGTATAGTACGAAGCAGAttgtaacgggttatccattttgcggtttcaaaagtctAGGGCTTTAATTCGATCTGCCAATCGTGCAACTatgcaagcaattggcaaaattgtgaagagatTTGAAGAGACAGAAGTATTTACAGATATTGTGAGGCATGGGCATCATCTTTTCACTCGTactactgaaaatatcgctgctgtaagtggaAGTGTTGCCAatgacccgaatgtgtcgattcctagTCACTTCAAGAGACACTTCCTGGCCGCGTGATTTGACACCGCTAGActtttttgtgaggctacgcTACGTATTCGTGCAGATGAACCTTTTACTTTTGAGCACTTAACAATCAACATTCGtgaagttatggctgagataccacccaatatgtgtcaaaaagtggtcaaaaatgacctcaaaagaatcaatgCTTGAAACAATTCAGGTAGTGGAATAGTCCTTCTTCACATCAGAAGACAACCATTTCCCCAAGACCTTAATCACACGCGCAAATTcatcatacaaaaattcataaaaaggaCACCAAAGCCGTGACGTCCATTTTCTATTAATTCAaggattattaaaaatgtttccactgaaaatcaacaaaaatgcaATCTCGTGAATCTGGGCTTGGGCTCCTATTCCATCAGCCTTTGGTGAACCTGAAAACAAAACGATTATAAAAACACCTATTGTGAATTAAATCAGATCCACCACATGTTATGCCTTCATTAATGCAACTGctcgaaaatcaaatcaagttTGAGAGCTACTGTTTAACAGCGCACTGCcgtttaaataaatcaaatgctctcgaagaaacaaaaaataaaataaaattgcttttCTTGATTTGTTAGTTCTAAGTGAATTAATTtagcttaaaacaaaaacgaattgtttgcacaaaaaaaagcaacagaAAAAGTCCATTTTCAagcaaaagttgaaaataaattccatacaaaatgagtaaaatatcaaaagaagaattaaaagcTAAGATAATTGGTAAATATAGATAAAACCACTCGAAGTTACATTTTTCCCAATCTCCGAAGAAAACTTTTGTTATTCATCAATTCGTCTCATAATTCTATTCATAATCAATCCTAATAAGTTATTTACATATCGTAAAGTAGTTTAATTCTCTGAAAAACGCgagaaattcaataaatatcaaataaaatgccCAACACAAAAATGCATTGCTCTGGGCCTCATACCGAGAAAACATAaccttcaatttgatttttctccatCTTCATCTTCGCTTAGTCCTCCATCCTCgccttgaaattgaaattgaagacTAAACTGACAAAATATttcgttgttatttttgttcttatttgcaGACATTTTACAGAAATCCGATAAAGAACTTTTGTATACATTCACTCCAAAGAGTATACGAACGCAATTGGAACAAGATCTAGGATTTTCACTTCTAAGTCAGAAAGCTGAAATTAAGGATATTGCCCACGAAGAGATCCATAAACTGAGCAAGGAGGAGGAATCAGAAGAATCCAAGGGTTCTGAGTCTTCGTCGGAAGAGGAGGAATTGGAGAAACCAAAACTAGCACGTGCATGTGCCCCAGCTAGAAAAGCCCCCGtcaaaagaaagagaaaagctGCCAAAGACAGTAACTCAGATTCCGATAATGACAACGATGAGGATTACAAGTCAAAGAAATCTGCTAAAAAGGTTAGTATATCATGAAAGATGAAACAAGGTATCTTAaactaaattgtttatttttactttctagtCGAGTGGTCCCAAGAAACAAACAGGTTTTACGCGTCCCTACAATTTGTCGCCACAATTGTCGGCCCTGATGGGTGCCGACGCACTGCCACGCCATGAAGTTGTGAAGAAGGTGTGGGCCATCATCAAGGAACGTAATCTATACGATCCCAGGAACAAACAGTATGCGATTTGTGATGCTGAGCTTATGGAGGTTATGAAGATCAAACGGTTCCGCACCTTCGGAATGCTTAAATACTTGAAAccacatttcttaaattaagaaCCATAAATTGTGACTGGTGCTTAGAATTTATAAGAAtctatattaaagaaaaagaagtttgtTAACATAAGATAACACTGGAGTAGAGGAGTGTAGTGAAGCGGAGAGAAGAGAAGATATTAAAACTAATGTTCGTCCCTGAGCCCCAAGCCCCGAGGCGTGGACTGattgacatacatacatacattttatatatttttttatttaaagataatttcttGTATTTTCCAGGAGCTACAGCATGAGAAAAATATGAAAGATAaggataataataaattttattattcttgtggtatttttgtaaaacagttgcatgttaattttgtataaattaagaTGTGTCCAAGTCTGATTGATACGCATCAATTATTCTAGCGTAGAATTAGTTTCagatagattttgttttatatataaaacaaaacataaaaaatgtatcactttataatataattaaaatttgagttttgaataaattgattaattttttaacgTAATGCGTTTTCAACAAGAAGAATTATTCAaggaaaaaccttttttttttgttttgtttgaagatAACATTGACAACATGTCTGTCTTATGATTTCAAGAATTTTAACCTTTAGAAAAGTGTTAATCTTGTTAGAAAGTAGGATAAAACAAATATGATTCTGAGGAAGTTGTTTGATTCAAAGCTTATCAGCTCGATATTGCTATCCCTCGACGGGATGTAACTGTCCTTAATATGTAAATGCAAAGTGTGAATACTGGAGAGAggtacggctaaagaatgaatctctgtacttgacagtatgaccgaagttggactcaaGGGAATTCCTAGAATTGCGAATTTAAGTGGAGGATTGTAGCTGGCTAGAGAATCTcttgagcataaaccgttaaaataaaggtaaaaaagGCTGAAACAAGCAACGtaacgacgatgttcaagccaCATAAATGATCCTCTGATTGTATTATCCGGTGTGAAACTGTGAAGTGAGTACCAATACGGAATGGTATGTTCTTCCCGCCTGAAAAAATTACAGAGAAAATTAAActtaacaaactaaaaaaaaacaataggtattgtgaaaaacttaattcaaaaaattattttttctgataaaaaaaaaattaaaagtttgacCGAAATCCCCTTCGGGTCAGATGCGGTGATGGACCTCGAGGAAATCACACGTCAAAAATTATACGAAGCTACTGAAAGTATAAAACACTATGAAAAAGAAGTTGTAacacttaaaacaaataattcaagacTTCAAGTTGAAAATGATAATGCGAAGAGTTTCATTAAAGAaaccaaaaaaggaaaattaaaaataatagacaaaaaaataactgataCAAACAATGATCTCAGTGATCGCGAAAATAGTTTCGGTTCAATCAAATTCTACGCCAATTTCAACATAATTCCCAGTGCTTAGAGCTAAAAAGGTTAAAATCTCTTGAGAAAAATGAAGACGTTGTTGCGTCAGCAATTTAGGAATAGTGTCAACGATTACTGGAAGCAAAGGgcagaaaatataattaaaataaagctgacGAACCAACTAATGACCAAGCTTACAACTACTACACAACAATAGATGAACTGACAGAAATATTTAGAAAGTAAAACGACACAACAAATCTAGCGTTATCGTTATCATACGGCAATATTGGactatatttaataatttgttaaacaaCTGCTAATTTCCGAGTTATTGGAAAACATCCAAGGTGTTTCCAattatccaaaagaaaaaggatCCATCGGAAATTATATACCTAATAGTCTCCTCTCCTCTCTAGGAGGTAGTACCGAGgaatcagtttggatttagaccACTCGGCAGTGCATGCTATAGCAGAACTTATTTCAGACATAAATTGGAACTTAAATGCGAAAAGATACAAAGCTGCTTGCCTGGCGGATCTCGAGAAAGCCTTCGACACAGTGGGGATTAAAGGACTAATATTTAAACTTATACGCTATGATTTTCCACCCCATCTCATAAAGATGGTATCTTCTATGATTAATAGGAAGAAATTTGTAGTAATTGATAACACTGgtctacaaaatttatatttttgtctgttGCCGCGAATTTTGTAGTTGATAGTACTCACTTATGActtgtttgtttcaaatttaccgttaaaatttttttagctGCTTGCGTCACGCAACATGTTGCGTCATGTTGCGTCACGCAACATAAGTAACAGAATTTTCGAAATCACTTTTATAATGGTTGTGCACTGCTTAGGGGTAGAGATTTAGGTTGAgaacataaaaaacataaaaaacataaattcatacctgaaacacacaaaaattcgATCGCGAAAGTAGCATTTAGTGTTAAAACAACATATCTCTTCTGCCATTTTGACAATTGAGTGCTAAAACACATTTAGTGcatgtatgtatttaatttctttttacacTCAACGCTGGAAAAACGTAGTAGGCTAACGGttgttttttgaagtttctttcaaaataatgtaaaattgtatgagatcttccactacgaacggatttcatgatacagtttttcgggattcgtaaaaatttccgatcacgatggaattcatgatagggctgaatattaTTGTCAGTCAGTTGTTCACGGTCTTTCGAGTTGTTTGtctcttaaaaaagttaaaattaattaaattatgaatAACAATATAGATTCTTGTTTGGAGATAATgccaagaaaaatcaaataatgcGAGTTCATACAAGAGAAACATTAAAAAGTCACGTTTATGTGGAGCGGAGTACACCAGTCACAAAGGAAACCCTGTCAAGGCATTGCATATGGGTTCAGATTGcaggtattttttcttttatttttgcaatgtatacctacatattcaattattttttctaataaagaTGTAAACGTCATTGCTACAATCTAATTGATGATAACGAGGCAATGGAGatgttcaaaaattatcttcaattAGAAACTAAAAACGAGCAGGACTTATTTCTTCAGCAGAATATTGAGAAAGTTAACGTAGTTCACCGATCCAAGCAGCAGCAACCTGTATGCGTTGAAGGACAACCACATGCTGAACCAGATTCCACTTCAAGGCCTAATACGCCCACCCCACCTGCAGGCCCTGAACTGATTTCATCGACCAGAATTCGTGGAGCTACTTACCACTTTTTTTTACCTACTAAGGATGCTGGTAAACTAAAAGTTCGTATGGCAACATTTTTAAGTctattatacaaaatacattGTTAGGTTAGACtgcatttcaaaacatttttgcagTACATCTGAAAGACTGCGAAGGTTTTGCAACTTATTGAAGGAAGGTCAACTGCCAAATGATAAAAGAGGAAAACATCCAAGCAAAATCGCGATATCTGGTGAAGTTTGCCTACAAATTGAAGACCATATAAATTGTTTTCCACAGAAAGTTAGCCATTATTCGTCAAAAGAAGTTCGATATTTGGATGCCAAACTTGATGTAAAGAAGATGCACACGTTGTTTAAGGAAAAATATCCAGACACTGTTGTGAAATATGAGTTctacttaaaaatctttaatgaacGCTTTAATCTCAATTTTGGAAGGCCATAGGTTGACACCTGCTGTACCTGTGAATCACTAGATGTTAAAATCAAATCTCCATCATTGAATCAAAATGCAAAAAGATGTGCAGAAGCAGAACTGATGATTCCTAAGAGAAGAAGCAAGAAGTTCtataataataacataaaaaagaaagttagattttttaaaatctcctttgctaaaaagatttttttaaaacttttaactgtTAACAACTCGCAGCACTGCCCCTAATCAgattttgaagttaaatttgTGAATTgtctccttaaaaaaaaaatgtcacttatgttgttttaaaaatcaccgATTCTTGTATTTTAAGGTGTTAATATtattatctcaagtttttgcgTCATGAGTAGTTGTTTAAATAACCCAGATCATTTTTGCTACATATGcgattgaaagaaaaaaatgtgcttTCTTTGGatactaaaataactttttatcgTGAGAGAGATAAAGAATAACGGtgttattttttcgaagaaaacgATATTACATTTTgttcagatatcaaaaacttaTTGCTAAAAATGGGCTTAAAAAATACGAACCAAAAGACTGGCGTTTATTCATTGAGAGCTCAAAACGAATcctaaaatgtattcttttacaaaatgGAAACCAATATGCTGAGGGACCTATTGCCCGCAGTACCAAGTTAGAGGaagaatattttaacatttcgcttgtcttgaacaaaattaaatacaatgacCATAACTGTCAAATTTGTGTCAACAAAGTGGTTACACTaaatttccctttttttaaatgtctttgGGACAGAAGAGCTAAGCAAGAGCACTGGATAAGGAGAAGCTGGCCGTTGAGAGAAAATATGGAGCCTGGAAAGAAAAACATAGTCCAGAATTCATTAGTAGCTCGTGATAAAATTATCCTTCCACCATTACATATAAAACTGGGTATCATGAAACAGCTTGTAAATCATTAGATAAAGACGGAAACTGTTTTGCTTTCATCTGCCAAAAATTTTCTCGGGTCACTATGGAAAAGATTACAGCCAGTATTTTTGATGGCCCCCAAATCAGACAACTGACGAAAGATACCCAATTTATAAATTCTATGACTGAGTTATAACTAAAGGCTTAGACAGCTTTCGTCTctgtaattcaaaattttctcgGAAATAAGAAATCCGGAAATTATATTGAACTTGTA
It encodes:
- the LOC129942050 gene encoding uncharacterized protein LOC129942050 encodes the protein MSKISKEELKAKIIDILQKSDKELLYTFTPKSIRTQLEQDLGFSLLSQKAEIKDIAHEEIHKLSKEEESEESKGSESSSEEEELEKPKLARACAPARKAPVKRKRKAAKDSNSDSDNDNDEDYKSKKSAKKSSGPKKQTGFTRPYNLSPQLSALMGADALPRHEVVKKVWAIIKERNLYDPRNKQYAICDAELMEVMKIKRFRTFGMLKYLKPHFLN